A window of the Cicer arietinum cultivar CDC Frontier isolate Library 1 chromosome 6, Cicar.CDCFrontier_v2.0, whole genome shotgun sequence genome harbors these coding sequences:
- the LOC101511053 gene encoding ubiquitin-conjugating enzyme E2 20: protein MGTNNINTATAQSIVAPTKHSLPLPKTVDSQSVLKRLQSELMSLMMSGESGISAFPEEDNIFLWKGTITGSKETVFEGTEYKLSLSFPNDYPFKAPKVKFETTCFHPNVDLHGNICLDILQDKWSSAYDVRTILLSIQSLLGEPNISSPLNTQAAQLWSNQEEYRKMVEKLYKSPSAEVF, encoded by the exons atGGGTACCAATAACATTAATACTGCTACTGCTCAATCCATTGTTGCTCCCACAAAACACTCTCTTCCTCTTCCTAAGACCGTTGATTCTCAATCCGTTCTCAAAAG GTTGCAGTCTGAATTAATGTCTTTGATG ATGAGTGGTGAGTCTGGTATATCTGCTTTTCCAGAGGAGGACAACATATTCTTATGGAAAGGAACAATAACAGGAAGCAAAGAAACAGTATTTGAAGGCACAGAATACAAGTTATCACTTTCCTTTCCTAATGATTACCCTTTTAAGGCTCCTAAAGTCAAGTTTGAAACAACTTGCTTCCATCCCAATGTGGATCTTCATGGCAATATATGCTTGGATATACTTCAG gATAAATGGTCATCTGCTTATGATGTCAGAACAATTTTGCTATCCATCCAAAGTCTGCTTGGAG AGCCAAACATTAGTTCACCTCTAAATACACAAGCAGCACAGCTTTGGAGCAATCAAGAAG AATACAGGAAGATGGTGGAGAAGTTATACAAATCTCCAAGTGCTGAAGTCTTTTGA